The sequence TGCAAGTATAGTGTCTGTGGTGTATTCCACAATGCTTGGACTCCTTTTCTGCCTTTTAATCTTGATTTTCCACGATGAGTTCATAGACATATTTACATCCAGCACTGAAGTGGTTCAAGAAGTTGATAAAGTGTTGTACCTCTTAGGTGCCGCAATTCTTCTTAACAGCGTTCAACCAGTTTTATCAGGTGAGTTCCTACTTTCAACCCTGCTAGGGGCCTAGAGAATGTATGTCACACaccttattttatgtttattcaGTTTAATTGGCTTATTAtgtgcaatttttattttacttttttgacaAGGCTTATGTGCAATTTTTAAAgtcttattctttttaaaaacaactgtatttttctttttaatttaactTTTAAACTTAATAAACCAATATAAATTAGCTTTCTAAAACAAGCACTTATCCGACAATGTCATTGAAtcacaaaattttcatcattgacaataaatattttctatttttattttataattaggGGAGGGAAATTCAAACCTGCcgtatattttttatttttttatcttttattacgAAGAGACCAAATTAACATTGCTACTAAACCTGCAATACCTTAATTAATACAAGAATTATAAATCCGTTTTCTTGATTTTGACAGGAGTAGCTATTGGATCGGGATGGCAAGCTTTAGTTGCGTATGTAAATCTTGGGTGTTACTATATCATTGGACTTCCAGTTGGAATTCTAATGGGATGGGTTTTTAATCTAGGCCTTATGGTACGTTTACCAGGTATATATCTGCCTTCTTTAATTTCTAGGTTCTAGCTTTATGCGTCGGATAGTTAGCAAGCATCATTATGATTGGAATAATTTATAATGGCATCTTCATTCATATCTtatctctgttttttttttttttttttcgaggcATTTATATAATGTCATGATCACATTGCAATAGAAAATGATTTATGGACAACATGCCCAGTGGCCATTATGATTTGTGATAGGTAACTTTGCCTTAAtaaatttttgggtaaaatgcaaaactagtcctctaagtttcttcagatttcatttcagtcctctaattttgcttttcttcatttcagtcctcgaacttttaagtttattcaattaaggctttttcatcaacttttgttatatgttgtggttaatttttcaattttataaatttttcttcaaattttttaaattaaaaaaattcaaggcgTAAATGtacttttagtccttacattttgacttttttacattttagtccctacattttattttttccacttttagtccttaaatcAATTTACGCATTTCCATTTAAGTCCTTGAAGCTACTTTCCGTCACTAATCTAACGGGCAAACTAAcagatgaataaaataataataaaaactttacTGTAGCATGCCACGTCagattataatttaaaatatttatttttaaattttaacaaaagaaaaaatatgagttGCCCAGATCTAGGTTCATCTTCATCAAGAACAccaaagaacacaaacccagattttAAACATAACAACACATGCCCagattttcttgcattttcttgccctttcttgtcaaccaaacacaaacacgaATCAATCTCCAGcaagaacacaaaaacaaaccTAGCAGCAGATCTTCTCAGATTTTCTCAAACCACAAAACCCAGATATACAAAATCTCaactcaaacccagattttCTCATCTTTCAATCAACAACGAAATCTCCAgcaaataaatttcataaacgCAGAAACCAAATtcataaacccagaaaattcagCATAAAaacaccattaaaaaaaaaaatcataaattccGAAGCCCCCCATCCTCAAACCCTCAAACCTAAGCAAAATCATTTCTCAGTTCTTTTTCATTCattgtttggttgccaagaaaatgaaagaataaaaatttggacAGCACCATCAAAGTCCATTCCGTCTCCATagtctctccaaaaaaaaaaaaaaaaaaaaaaaacacctaaactacaaaaaaaaaatctcacaatgGAAAAACCCACAACAAGCTGAACGTGTCAACAGGTCGACTCGTCGCGATCGGAGATCTCCACGACGATTTGGAGAAGTCGAAGCAAGAGTTACGACATAAACGACTCCGGCGACTGGACTGGCGAGTCAATGATCGTGGTTCAAGTCGGCGATGTACTCGATCGCGGCGACGATGAGATTAAAATACTCTATTTTCTCGAGAGACTTCAATGGCAAGCGGTGAAAGCCAGCGGCAAAGTCATCACCATGAACGATAACCGCGAGACCTTGAACGTGGAAAGAGACTTCCTGTACATGTCGGAATCGGGTTGTGAAGAGTTTAGGGTTTGGGCGCACAACAACATGATGCGTCGAGAGCCATTGAAATCCTCCATCGACATCCAACCCAAATGGAACATGCTTGACCAGACCAGATCCCCTTTTCCACCTTCTGTTCTTGTTGTTATGTTTTTGgtgtgttcttcttcttctttttatttatttattttaattcttaactcatattttttcttttgttaaaatttaaaaataaatattttaaattataatctGACGTGGCATGCTACAgtaaagtttttattattattttattcatctgTTAGTTTGCCCGTTAGATTAGTGACGGAAAGTAGCTTCAAGGACTTAAATGGAAACGCGTAAATTGATTTAAgaactaaaagtggaaaaaataaaatgtagggactaaaatgaaaaaaagtcaaaatgtaagcactaaaagtgcatttacgccaaaattcaattaatgattgaatttgtagctgaattggcaccaTCCCATGCACAAAATGCTTGGGGGACTAGAGAGAAAGGATTTGAGCGGTAGGTTAGTAGCATAttataattatcttttaaaaaaaaagctattaatAGTAAACAATAAAGTGATGTCAGTGATAGTTTCAAGTGAATCGTCAcctaaattatgaaaaatattgtacataTAGAATTACTCAATTTGCGTTTTCAAAGGGTGCTTGTTAACGTGGCATTGTGGTTGTCTTTAATTATCAAAGGTTCAGAGTAAACGCTGGTCTAATTCagcctaaaaagaaaattgtctATCTCTTTAGTGAATTAGAGGAGAGGAGGGCACATAAAGGAAGacaatagtgatttttttttttttttttttgggtgctgaataacaaatttcattgaGCAAGCGAATGGAAACCATGGACCTTCAATTAGGAATCGAAGAGGTAGAAATGGGCCCCGAAGTAGATTATAAATGAGCCAGCCTATATTCACAGTTCACACTATGCTAACCTTACACTAGGAATGGAAGAGATGAGAATGGGCCCTGAAGTACGAGTCAGACCAATGGGTCAACAAATGGGGGCCTTTATTGGCTTCTCCATTAACAAGAAGATGATTCCCAACAAAGAGCTTAGTAAGATGGTTCTATTATAGGTCTTCAGATTTGTCACCACACGTATGTCATCGTTtccaacttttctaaaatgcTTATCAGAATTGGTGTACCTGCAGGGAATTTGGGCTGGGATGATCATCGGTGGGACTGTCATTCAGACTGTTATATTGGCCATCATAACAATTCGAAGTGATTGGGAAAATGAGGTACATTTccatatattttcacaatatatatgGCATCATCATTCATCGCTTCTGCATATAAGCTGATATAAAATTCATAACCCAATAATTTCTTGGATTTGCAGGCTGCGAAAGCTAGCATACGTGTAAATAAGTGGTCAAATCCTAAACCAGACGATCAATCAGAGATTCTACATTAACAACTATATTACTGATGAATTTTGCTGCTGAGAAGACTCACCTATATTGTAGTGTGTTCGTATTTAAAcctttcttattattattattattattatttttttttttaagttaggtTGTTTGTCTTCAAACCTTAATAATTATGTTATGTTTGGaatccacttattttgttgaaattgaaaactttttactgaaagtactgtaaataaagataaaagttagcagaaatagtatagtaaaaatctataaataatacaaaaaagtataggctcatgaatagtgataattttttttttttttttttgagaattcagtaacaaaaataagttgaatagtaaaataagttggcaaaaaataagctaTCCAAATTAGCTTATTTAATTTGGAGAACTGTggagaatttatttatttttcatttttcatataaaatttctataattttcATGCATGTCATGTGGTTGTCATAGATCAAACACATTAATTACCATAATTTTTAGGAAGTGAAAAACCCTTTTGATTTAGATGGCGTAGATTCTTACATAATAAAccattttgtaattaattaatctGTATGGTTGAGCCTCAAAAAAGGGAATTTGTTCTGGACATGGAAGAaagctttaattaattaatttggaagAGCCACGAGAACTGCTTAAATTGCttaattcaatatttaaatatcatCAAATACTTAGGCCTGATAATATCGTCCTACATATTCTACACAAGTCAACAAGAACCCATGAATATTATAaggataaaaattatattaatccattttaatattaaaatgcatCATCATTTTATCTTTGACATAATCCTAAGTCGCCCGCAAGATATTTATATAAGGAAGAATTTTGTTGACTAGTTTTGTAGCTTGAggagaaattaaaattgttaagattcttaaaaaataaataaataaaaatcaaacaatttaaatttaatcctttaattttggatataattttcaaaatagttcatcatgttaaaattattatagtTTAGTCCACTATTTAAATTGatctttttactattaaaaaatttaaacgaaaacatactaaataaaatgcattatttaaaAGATCTTGTAAGGGTGTTGGGCCCAGAAGCTtattatctatgtatatattgggcctggGGCCCAATTCGAGGACGAAAGGTTGTCCGAAGAGGAGTGAGCATTGTCAAGGGAATCCATGTTAGTAAATGAGAAAGTAAATTTTGGTCATAAGGGCCCAGGAAGGTGGGTCGAGGATAAATGCCTCATCGGCGTCCTGGAAAACATTCCAGGAAATTATGTTAATATGGATAAGCATTATAGAAACATAAGACAGGaaggagtcctaaaatatctaaggagaaagctGCTATCACTATATTAAAtactctgcagctaactctttggccacattaatgtggatgTGATACCTAAACAGTGGTTTTCAGCCTTATAGCTACTACATAAAGACTTCAGGAatgtgctgatgggacaagtatcaacaccaACTATCTAGCGTGCACGTGAAGGGTAAAGATGAAAGGGGAAgagagtataaaaggagaaagaggCAATGAGAGATGGAGATCGAGAAATCAAGAGAGAACACTATAGCAATCAGGAAacaaatttgtaatcaaacttaagagaaatatatataagaactgatctcctcggactatGTCGATAactattttctttagtttaaattaatctATCTTCCTGTTCTTGTCATTGGAACCCACTTTATTTGTTGTCTAACTCATTTTAGCCCAGTTttctaacccactctctacaaattcattgttttgggttttttgagcCTGAATCCATCTATCTTTTGGGCTAGGGACTCGAATTTGGTCCTTACAGATCttattgtttgattaatattaatttaaaaaatgtttaaatgatatacaatgaaaaaaataattaaattaactcattttgTTATTTACTAATAGATTTTACAATGAAATGGACCAAAGTAAACTGAAATAGACCGTATAGACCAAACCAGACTGAATTAGACCATTGACAGTTAGTTTATTATTTCAatgttctttttattattaaagaaTTAAGTGAAAATATTCATAAGTTGATAAAATGAAATGatgcattatttaaaataatcttattatttgattaatattaatttaaaatgctTAATGACTTCATGcactaataataaattttgacaaaataatataattaactcatttaattatttactaataaattttacaattaaaatagACCGAATTGGAATGAATTGGACTGAAATGGAGTGAATGGACTGAATTAGACCAAACTGGACCTTAATGGACTAAAATGGACCTTTATcagtttaattatatttttaaatgttctttttactaataaaaatttaactgaAAACATTCATAAGATGcattatttaaaagataaaattgtttgattaaaattaattttaaaaaagtttagaTGACTTCACATACTAATagatttgaacaaaataattaaattaactcatttaattatttactaATAGATTTTACAATTGAAATGAACCTAATGGATTGAAATGGACTGTAATATTACATTGATATAACTCAACAAGAGCATAACAATactaaacttcaatttttagatattatataaatatagatgaGTCCTATTTTATCACCATTTCATGATGCAGACCtttctatttataaaaataaataaataaataataaaaaaattagagttttgTGAGGTCACATCATTGGTCATTGATAGgtgtttaaaattaaaacacatacTTTATGGGAaatatgatttattaatttttaaacaatgaccataaaaaaaaagccttaaaCTTGAAATTATTGTAATCCGCTATGGATTCTTAACCACTTATCAAGGTGTAAATGTCACCTTCTTCGAGTTGGTTGGAGGGTTTGGGCTCCAAACTGGTCTGGAGTCAAAGCTTGTTCTTCTTTCCAattatttccatccaaaatCACTCATATCTATCACatccttaaaattaaaaatttttttaatcttggtggcatttctttttaatctttgtggTACTCTTCCGAGTAGAAACAATTACAGTTAAAAGTATGTTATAAACATTAAAAACCATGACTTGAATTTacagttttcttaatttttgaagaTTATACGTATTATGTGTGCAAATGTGCGTAAAAAAACACtccaaataaaaatcataaaaaacatGGAATCCATGCAGCAGAATTTAGCTCAATTACAAGTATCTCTTTGTATATATGACAATGACATATCTATTTAGAACAAGACATGTCACTGTACCGCCTACTAGATAACATAAGAAGACGCCATGGACATTGTCTTGTCTTTTGACAATTTCTTCGGCAGCAACCAATAATGCActctacaaaaataatttttaagtacAATATTTTGAGCAAAGGAATTATTATAacattttacattatttttgtcacaacttttCACGTGATGAATTGTGAGTAGTAGAGATGtgaatttacaattttttatccACTACTCTCATCATGTGGTGAgttatagcaaaaaaaaaatgatgtaaaatGTGTGGCAATAGCATtgctcaattaaattcaatcaattTAACAACTAGCCTGAGTCAGCGATTTGCTTTCCGAACCGAGTTGACTCGCTAACAGCTGACTCGTCTCTGTGTCCCATCGTCACCACCGCCAGCCtcatttcctctctcttttccttcacCATCAACACCTTCTTCTTCGTCTGTCTTATCAAATCCCAAAACCCATCATTATCTGCTCGATTCAGCCTCTCTTTGCAATCCTCAAGCCTCTTCAACACGTTAAAAAACTGAGTCGACTCTGTACCGTAAATCATACTTTCCATTCTATTCCCGAGTTCCATAACTCGTACAAATATTTCAGATTGAACCAACATGAAATCTTCACTAACGATTCTCATCACCTCGAAGACCAAACTGTTAACTTGTAACGAATCCGGAGCGTCACAAATTCTCTCTGTGAAATCAACAAGaacatttatttcatttaataatTCCGAGTTCAACAAGCTCAAAACTTTTTGTTCTTTATCTTTGTTATCTACTATGTTTGAATCACATGAACAAAAGTAATAACCCAAAACCCTAGAAAGCATCAAACTTTGTTCCAATAAACCAGCGTACCATCTAACCCAATTCGACAATTCCCACGTTTCCACATCGGAATTGTCTCTAAAATTCGATAGGTTAAGGAAGTTTTTGCCACCACAACATGGATAAAAAGAAAGCTGGTCTTTCAGAATGAAGGAGCCCCTGTTGATAACGTTATGAATCGTGAGAAGGCATTTTAGGGCAACGGAAGCACTTTGCGAGTCATGCAAGCGATCCATAAGTACTTCTATGCATGCACACGCGGTGAGGCGGGACCTGTTGCCAAAGTTGAGAACGGCGGCAAGACGCTTCTCAGATGGAGGAGACGGGTTATGCGTGGTGGCGTGGAGGACCGCGACGTTTACAGAGGCATGGCACTTGGTTATTGATAGTGTTGCTTGGATCAAGGAGGCTTTGTCTTTGAGAATATCTATGAAATTTCTTAGCTTCTTTAGCCTACCCATGGTGAGTCAAAGAAAGAGGATAAGGAGAGCCTACAGAGGAAGGAGATATTAAGATGAATTTGAGAAAGCTttagagatttttaattttattaatgtgtgtattaattaattaataattaattactacTATATCTTTGTTAATAGTTTAGAAACTTAGAATACAATGTAACTATACAATGTAACTATACTTTATATGTAATATAAAGTATatacttaaataataaattgtatAGTCGGTGCATTGGTGCATGTATGGACCATAGTCAGCCTCGTGCCTGCCATTTCTTACTGTTTCTTCTGTAAGCCATATTTGTCAAATTGTGCTGATGGAAATATAAGAGCATAACTTTTTGACTATATGCTAAATGTCCAATTAAGACCAGATAGAGAAAGGAGAAGTTTCAAAGGtatccccccttttttttttttgaccattTCTACGATGTATGAAATTTCTGTCTTGATACACTATATTATGGATATTTCTAATTAAgaaagttattatttattttaatatataaccTTATAGATTGACATGATAACATGACAATAAAACTCACAtcaacaattgaaaaaaaaatctaattaaataattttctttctttgtgccTTGTGT is a genomic window of Quercus lobata isolate SW786 chromosome 2, ValleyOak3.0 Primary Assembly, whole genome shotgun sequence containing:
- the LOC115963015 gene encoding putative clathrin assembly protein At4g40080; translated protein: MGRLKKLRNFIDILKDKASLIQATLSITKCHASVNVAVLHATTHNPSPPSEKRLAAVLNFGNRSRLTACACIEVLMDRLHDSQSASVALKCLLTIHNVINRGSFILKDQLSFYPCCGGKNFLNLSNFRDNSDVETWELSNWVRWYAGLLEQSLMLSRVLGYYFCSCDSNIVDNKDKEQKVLSLLNSELLNEINVLVDFTERICDAPDSLQVNSLVFEVMRIVSEDFMLVQSEIFVRVMELGNRMESMIYGTESTQFFNVLKRLEDCKERLNRADNDGFWDLIRQTKKKVLMVKEKREEMRLAVVTMGHRDESAVSESTRFGKQIADSG